Proteins encoded together in one Zonotrichia leucophrys gambelii isolate GWCS_2022_RI chromosome 1, RI_Zleu_2.0, whole genome shotgun sequence window:
- the GPA33 gene encoding cell surface A33 antigen: MRGTAMKGLGLLIFSAILVSAHALTVEAPERQIQVARGRNATLRCNFKTNSAVDRGDLVVWKKIDSKVDAVTRYFDGLLQYGEGYDHRLQFNGDVAGGDISVTMGAVTMEDNGTYVCSVRLRADPPRQAALVDLFVLVAPSKPECNILGTPEYGQTINLTCASQEGSPAPKYTWKSFNVQNEPRALAYTEGQQITLKNISADTSGFYICTSTNIVGTEFCNMTVSIVPPSMNIALYAGIIGGVVAAIVVIGIIAYFCCCRESKDTDYEMTAQEDRNEPSRQMPPRHENEGEYVESEENE, translated from the exons ATGAGGGGGACGGCGATGAAAGGACTTGGGCTCCTCATTTTCAGTGCAA TTCTGGTGTCTGCTCATGCCCTCACTGTGGAAGCACCTGAGAGGCAAATCCAAGTggcaagaggaagaaatgcTACCCTGCgctgtaattttaaaacaaactcaGCTGTTGACAGAGGAGACCTGGTTGTCTGGAAGAAAATCGATAGCAAG GTTGACGCCGTGACGCGCTACTTCGACGGGCTGCTGCAGTACGGGGAGGGCTACGACCACCGCCTGCAGTTCAATGGCGACGTGGCCGGCGGGGACATCAGCGTCACCATGGGCGCCGTCACCATGGAGGACAACGGCACCTACGTCTGCAGCGTCCGCCTCCGCGCCGACCCGCCGCGCCAGGCCGCGCTCGTGGACCTCTTCGTCCTGG tTGCACCATCCAAGCCCGAATGCAACATTCTGGGGACACCAGAATATGGACAGACAATCAACCTGACCTGTGCTTCTCAGGAGGGCTCCCCAGCGCCCAAATACACCTGGAAAAGCTTCAATGTGCAAAATGAGCCCCGTGCGCTAGCATACACAGAAG GGCAACAAATCACTCTGAAGAACATCTCAGCAGACACCTCTGGCTTTTACATCTGCACTTCAACCAACATTGTGGGAACGGAGTTTTGCAACATGACAGTCAGCATTGTGCCAC CATCCATGAACATAGCTCTGTATGCTGGCATCATTGGGGGAGTTGTGGCTGCCATTGTGGTGATTGGGATCATTGCCTACTTCTGCTGCTGCCGGGAAAGCAAGGACACCGACTACGAGATGAC GGCACAAGAAGACAGAAATGAACCCTCCAGGCAGATGCCACCAAGGCATGAGAACGAAGGGGAGTATGTGGAGAGTGAGGAGAATGAATGA